In bacterium, the DNA window TGCGGTATCTCATCATACGGCGTAACATCAATTTCCAAACTAATGGGCGCTAAAGTTACACTAGAACAAATTAAGCAACCGGTTATCAGTGCATTCGAGCATGTCTTTAAGCTGAATTTCGAAGAAATCGTGATAGATGGGTAGGAAATATGAACGAGACTATTAGAGAACAATTTGAGCAGATTGAGGAAGCGTCATTGTCAACTCAAGCAGTGAAAAGCAGGATGAGTAAAGGCCGAATGAGACCGGAAGCTCAGGACCCCATTCGCACTTGTTTTCAGCGTGATCGAGATAGGGTTATTCACTGCAAATCGTTTCGCCGAATGAAAAATAAAACCCAGGTTTTCATCGACCCTGAAGAAGACCATTATCGCACTCGCCTAACTCATACCCTTGAAGTCACTCAGATTGCTCGCACTATCAGCCGCGCACTTAGGCTCAACGAAGACCTGACAGAAGCGATAGCATTGGCGCATGACCTTGGTCATCCCCCTTTTGGCCATGCGGGTGAGCAGGCAATGGATGAAGTAATGAGAGAATTCTCACCCAATGCTCAATTCCATCATGTATTGCAGAGCCTTCGAATTGTCGATTTCCTTGAAAATGAAGGAAAGGGCTTGAACCTGACATTGGAAGTCCGAGAGGGCATTGCTTATCACTCAAAAGGAACCGGCGATTTAGTTGATAACGATAGAGATAAGATGCCTTCAATGGAGGCTGCAGTCGTCCGTGTGGCTGATCGCGTTGCCTATGTCAATCATGACCTGGATGACGCCATCAGGGCAGGTGCGCTTTCACTAAGTGATGTGCCTCAAAATATTATTTCGAGCCTCGGAAAAACTCATAGCGAACGCATTGCAACGATGGCGGGAGATATTATCCGCGCTAGTATGGAGCTATCTAACATAGTTATGAGTGAGGATATCCGATCCAAGATGGATCGACTGAAAG includes these proteins:
- a CDS encoding deoxyguanosinetriphosphate triphosphohydrolase, which produces MNETIREQFEQIEEASLSTQAVKSRMSKGRMRPEAQDPIRTCFQRDRDRVIHCKSFRRMKNKTQVFIDPEEDHYRTRLTHTLEVTQIARTISRALRLNEDLTEAIALAHDLGHPPFGHAGEQAMDEVMREFSPNAQFHHVLQSLRIVDFLENEGKGLNLTLEVREGIAYHSKGTGDLVDNDRDKMPSMEAAVVRVADRVAYVNHDLDDAIRAGALSLSDVPQNIISSLGKTHSERIATMAGDIIRASMELSNIVMSEDIRSKMDRLKDLLFEKVYIGFLPTQRDLLKAKNLLKALFRHYMQNPEQLPNTFQPVGTSDVSLIENVRDYIAGMTDRYAVQRFEELFLPGI